In a genomic window of Agarivorans albus:
- a CDS encoding flagellar hook-length control protein FliK gives MELLLTDTANAKQFSSLGSAALSPSEKSDDFAKLVKELEHLPKADSPVKQAIEKQLSGSKNNVSDDAEAGKAQSPSDLLKQLDNAKQAAEGIDKNQGETNKTAETELVNGSKTPDSKDITSSEESSNEESVDTETPSKNLQKQSLVDSDSSLKQEKTAVGDEKLAADKQTLVNQTTQSGRELPPTQAEATKAHSSDAKDSSQVSDGKDAAAKPVKVDIAATAGSQNAQTAISKEAAVEGLNSTKSETTDKTTAGQEQSSNKQQLAGEPVEPKKVADKDPKLDPSNERIIKENAPALAGEHNKTLSAKEGERLTSSANEKAPLDKVVATVSRSDEQKALKAKESEALASSTTEKALADKSLSAAQDKASEKPLSLAEQNRLKQQGEAQANHSMAKPHLDQEETRAKELNAKLSGEAVAAQQTNKVSDEPKAGVAVQQGTNTTVNSKVSAADVAQQSDKLASASITAASSKQSSGENGSEHKEQQSSQTQQQGLPNQAEATRPQEHHSLFRAASGADVVARAEQGSNEAVLKQAQQANQVNDKATQFNERLNPAQYQAPAELNQRVQYMLSQGMQKAEIRLDPAELGSMQIRLQMNQDQQVSVQIQVQNPQAREALEQTMPRLREMLQQQGIELGQNQVSQQNQGSASQQGGGQTTAGGQSTNGELVDDTTEQDMSALLANHANSDGIDFYA, from the coding sequence ATGGAATTACTGTTAACCGACACAGCCAATGCCAAACAGTTTTCTTCACTAGGAAGTGCAGCGCTTAGTCCCTCTGAGAAAAGTGACGATTTTGCTAAATTAGTCAAAGAGTTAGAGCATCTCCCAAAAGCTGATAGCCCAGTAAAGCAAGCGATTGAAAAGCAGCTTTCCGGCTCGAAAAATAATGTGAGTGACGATGCTGAAGCTGGTAAAGCTCAAAGTCCTAGTGATTTATTAAAACAGTTGGATAATGCCAAGCAAGCGGCCGAAGGTATAGATAAAAACCAAGGTGAAACTAATAAAACTGCTGAGACAGAGCTAGTTAACGGTAGTAAAACCCCTGATAGTAAAGACATTACCAGTAGTGAAGAGTCTAGTAATGAGGAATCCGTTGACACTGAAACTCCTAGTAAAAATCTACAAAAACAGTCGCTTGTTGATAGTGACTCTTCCTTAAAACAAGAGAAAACAGCCGTTGGCGATGAAAAACTAGCAGCCGATAAGCAAACGTTAGTTAATCAAACAACACAAAGCGGCAGAGAGTTGCCGCCTACTCAAGCAGAAGCAACCAAAGCGCATTCGAGCGATGCTAAAGACAGTAGCCAAGTGAGCGATGGGAAAGATGCTGCAGCTAAACCCGTTAAAGTAGATATCGCAGCAACTGCTGGTTCACAAAACGCTCAAACAGCTATCTCAAAAGAAGCCGCAGTAGAAGGTCTGAACTCTACAAAGTCAGAAACAACTGATAAAACCACCGCTGGCCAAGAGCAAAGCAGCAATAAACAACAGCTCGCTGGTGAACCAGTGGAACCCAAAAAAGTTGCTGATAAAGACCCAAAGCTTGACCCAAGCAATGAGCGAATTATCAAAGAAAATGCACCAGCTTTAGCGGGTGAGCATAACAAAACCTTAAGTGCTAAAGAGGGTGAGCGTTTGACTTCAAGCGCTAATGAAAAAGCGCCATTAGACAAAGTTGTTGCTACTGTTAGTCGAAGTGATGAGCAAAAAGCGCTTAAGGCTAAAGAGTCCGAAGCCTTAGCTTCTAGCACTACAGAAAAAGCTCTCGCGGATAAATCCCTAAGTGCTGCCCAAGACAAAGCTTCTGAAAAGCCTTTATCTTTAGCAGAGCAAAACCGCTTAAAACAACAGGGTGAAGCTCAAGCTAATCATTCAATGGCTAAACCTCATTTAGACCAAGAGGAAACAAGGGCGAAAGAGCTGAATGCTAAATTAAGCGGCGAAGCTGTGGCTGCTCAGCAAACCAATAAAGTAAGCGACGAGCCTAAAGCTGGCGTCGCTGTTCAGCAGGGCACTAACACTACGGTTAACAGTAAAGTTAGCGCTGCAGATGTTGCCCAGCAAAGCGATAAACTTGCGAGCGCAAGTATTACTGCTGCGAGTAGCAAGCAATCGAGCGGTGAAAATGGTTCCGAGCATAAGGAACAGCAATCATCACAGACCCAACAACAGGGATTACCTAACCAAGCTGAAGCTACTCGACCACAAGAGCACCACAGTCTTTTTAGAGCTGCTTCGGGCGCCGACGTGGTGGCTCGGGCAGAGCAAGGAAGTAATGAAGCTGTACTAAAACAAGCTCAGCAAGCTAATCAAGTTAATGACAAAGCAACGCAGTTCAATGAGCGTTTGAACCCTGCGCAATACCAAGCGCCAGCTGAGTTAAACCAACGGGTACAATACATGTTAAGCCAAGGCATGCAAAAGGCTGAAATTCGTTTAGACCCTGCGGAGCTAGGAAGCATGCAAATTCGCTTGCAAATGAATCAAGACCAACAAGTCTCGGTACAAATTCAAGTACAAAATCCGCAAGCGCGTGAAGCTTTGGAACAAACAATGCCACGTTTACGAGAAATGCTGCAGCAACAGGGAATCGAACTGGGGCAAAATCAGGTTAGCCAACAAAATCAAGGCAGCGCTTCTCAACAAGGTGGAGGCCAAACAACGGCTGGTGGACAATCGACCAACGGCGAACTGGTTGATGATACTACTGAGCAAGACATGAGCGCATTGCTGGCGAATCATGCAAACAGTGATGGCATTGACTTTTATGCCTAG
- the fliJ gene encoding flagellar export protein FliJ produces the protein MARRALYLMVERLQEQEQDAARDMAEAQQQLSEFEAQLAHLEDYRRSYLEQALAKGVDGFYADSFHQYQLFIQKLEQASVQQGKSIEQVKKNVLLKRKQWLDVQAKRKAMELLIDKQVKQKQNKQAREEQKLLDEYALYAHLRGQAS, from the coding sequence ATGGCAAGGCGAGCTTTATATTTAATGGTGGAACGCTTGCAAGAACAAGAGCAAGACGCCGCCCGAGACATGGCCGAAGCACAACAGCAACTTAGCGAATTTGAAGCACAACTTGCGCATCTCGAAGACTACCGACGTTCCTATCTCGAGCAAGCCTTAGCTAAGGGAGTTGACGGCTTTTATGCGGATAGTTTTCACCAATATCAATTGTTTATTCAAAAGCTTGAACAAGCCAGCGTTCAGCAGGGGAAAAGCATTGAACAGGTGAAAAAGAACGTGTTGTTGAAGCGCAAGCAATGGCTAGATGTACAAGCAAAGCGCAAAGCTATGGAGCTGCTGATTGATAAACAAGTAAAACAAAAACAGAATAAACAAGCACGTGAAGAGCAAAAACTATTAGATGAATATGCGCTATATGCACATCTTCGAGGTCAAGCGAGCTAA
- the fliI gene encoding flagellar protein export ATPase FliI, with amino-acid sequence MTLSQRLKAYNTEHVRNAPTVAGKLTRVVGLTLEAVGCRAPVGSLCSVETLDGFLEAEVVGFSGDKLFLMPSEQLTGVLPGARVIPMHEHHGIPVGMELLGRVIDGVGKPLDGLGDINCKQTTNLSSARLNPMARKPIKQPLDVGVRSINSVLTVGQGQRMGLFAGSGVGKSVLMGMMTRGTTADVVVVGLIGERGREVKEFIDDILGEEGRQRAVVVAAPADASPLMRLKGCDTTLTIAEYFRDQGLNVLLLMDSLTRYAQAQREIALAIGEPPATKGYPPSVFAKLPRLVERAGNGGEGQGSITAFFTVLTEGDDLQDPIADAARAILDGHIVLSRELADSGHYPAVDIEKSISRVMPAVTSEGHQQLARQLKSLNASYQQNQDLIAIGAYQRGADKRIDLAIAMKPHMDQFLQQEMKEVVAYDESLTRMERTMQMANINAQGPL; translated from the coding sequence ATGACGCTGAGCCAACGACTTAAAGCTTATAACACTGAGCATGTTCGCAACGCACCAACGGTTGCGGGTAAATTGACTCGGGTGGTTGGCTTAACCTTAGAAGCCGTTGGCTGTCGCGCGCCAGTAGGCTCGCTTTGTTCAGTAGAAACGCTTGACGGTTTTTTAGAAGCTGAAGTGGTTGGTTTTTCTGGCGATAAGCTTTTCCTGATGCCCAGTGAACAGCTTACTGGAGTGCTGCCTGGCGCTCGAGTTATTCCAATGCATGAACACCACGGTATTCCAGTAGGTATGGAGTTACTTGGTCGAGTAATTGACGGCGTAGGCAAACCACTCGATGGATTGGGTGATATTAATTGCAAGCAAACCACTAACCTTAGCTCCGCGCGTTTAAACCCCATGGCAAGAAAGCCAATTAAACAACCATTGGATGTTGGGGTTCGTTCGATTAATTCGGTACTTACCGTAGGTCAGGGGCAGCGAATGGGCCTATTTGCCGGCTCTGGTGTGGGTAAAAGTGTACTCATGGGCATGATGACGCGAGGAACTACTGCTGATGTAGTCGTAGTGGGGTTGATTGGTGAACGTGGCCGAGAAGTAAAAGAGTTTATTGACGACATTTTAGGTGAAGAAGGCCGCCAACGGGCGGTTGTGGTGGCTGCGCCTGCCGATGCTTCACCGCTTATGCGTTTGAAGGGCTGTGACACTACTTTAACCATTGCCGAGTACTTCCGCGATCAAGGCTTAAATGTTTTACTGCTAATGGACTCTTTAACTCGCTACGCCCAAGCCCAGCGTGAAATAGCATTAGCCATTGGTGAGCCGCCAGCTACCAAAGGTTATCCACCATCGGTTTTTGCCAAGCTACCTCGTCTGGTAGAGCGCGCCGGTAATGGCGGAGAAGGGCAAGGTTCTATCACCGCCTTTTTTACCGTGCTTACCGAAGGTGACGATTTACAGGATCCGATTGCCGATGCCGCCCGAGCTATTCTTGACGGACATATAGTATTGTCGCGCGAGTTAGCCGACTCTGGCCATTACCCCGCGGTTGATATTGAAAAGTCAATCAGTCGGGTAATGCCTGCAGTAACGAGTGAGGGGCATCAGCAACTGGCTCGCCAGCTAAAATCGCTCAATGCTTCTTACCAGCAAAACCAAGACCTTATCGCTATTGGCGCCTACCAACGCGGCGCAGATAAACGCATTGATTTAGCCATCGCTATGAAGCCGCATATGGATCAGTTCTTGCAGCAAGAAATGAAAGAAGTAGTAGCTTATGACGAAAGTCTGACGCGGATGGAACGCACCATGCAAATGGCTAACATCAACGCGCAAGGCCCATTATAA
- the fliH gene encoding flagellar assembly protein FliH: MSDQDKTPEQESEDLAQDAPIEASSEMMDEDEIAALLEQNDASPASEAPATEEQSSDVSDEQAAIDAMLADAAEQQNIAAEQLNNELPNNEQAESEPEDDIAWPLPDFTDPHHVEEEPTSNVFNMKPAWFNEEPVEEEPEIQFEPMTIEELEALRQSAYEEGKAEGKAEGHKEGLLTGHEEGLEQGKAQGHQEGLSQGLSEGQQQIDQLSSRWQGLIDQLHQPNKQIDEEVEQQVVELATKLAAEIVQVELVTNPSIIAKTVKQAVAALPLQKQHIRIHLHPEDMAVIQAVFPPETQAKKNWQLLADGSLTQGDCLIENDLSSVSVDMNEVIKQSLQSFIRQNGQDDDAEPTT; this comes from the coding sequence ATGAGCGACCAAGATAAAACGCCAGAACAAGAGAGCGAAGATCTCGCGCAAGACGCTCCAATTGAAGCGTCCAGCGAGATGATGGATGAAGATGAGATAGCTGCGCTTTTAGAGCAAAATGACGCTTCACCAGCCAGTGAAGCGCCAGCAACAGAAGAGCAAAGTAGCGATGTAAGCGACGAACAAGCGGCGATTGACGCGATGTTAGCCGATGCAGCAGAACAGCAAAATATAGCGGCTGAACAGCTAAATAATGAACTACCAAATAATGAACAGGCTGAATCTGAGCCAGAAGACGATATAGCGTGGCCTCTCCCTGACTTCACCGATCCCCACCATGTTGAAGAAGAGCCTACTAGCAACGTATTCAATATGAAGCCAGCGTGGTTCAACGAAGAGCCCGTTGAAGAAGAGCCTGAAATTCAATTTGAGCCGATGACAATTGAAGAGCTTGAAGCGCTTCGACAGTCTGCTTATGAAGAGGGCAAAGCTGAAGGTAAAGCGGAAGGTCACAAAGAAGGTTTGCTAACCGGCCACGAAGAAGGCTTGGAACAAGGCAAGGCACAAGGCCATCAAGAGGGCTTAAGCCAAGGTTTAAGCGAAGGACAGCAACAAATTGATCAGTTAAGCAGCCGTTGGCAAGGGCTTATTGATCAGCTTCATCAGCCCAATAAACAGATTGATGAAGAGGTTGAGCAACAAGTGGTAGAGCTAGCCACTAAACTAGCGGCAGAGATTGTCCAAGTAGAGCTGGTGACTAACCCGAGCATAATCGCCAAAACCGTTAAGCAAGCAGTAGCTGCGCTGCCTTTGCAAAAACAACATATTCGCATTCATCTACACCCAGAAGACATGGCGGTGATTCAAGCTGTGTTTCCTCCAGAAACCCAAGCAAAGAAAAACTGGCAATTATTAGCAGATGGTAGCCTAACGCAAGGTGACTGTTTAATTGAAAACGACCTTTCTTCAGTATCTGTAGATATGAATGAAGTGATTAAACAAAGCCTACAGTCTTTTATTCGCCAAAATGGTCAAGACGATGACGCTGAGCCAACGACTTAA
- the fliG gene encoding flagellar motor switch protein FliG, protein MPNEDEVNPEEVLGDMSGIERAAILMLSLNEDDAATIFRHLEPKQVQRLGMAMASLEDFSHDRVVAVHRLFIDDIQKYTNIGIGSQDFVRNALTAALGEDRASSLVDQIIMGSGAKGLDSLKWMDARQVANIIQNEHPQIQTIVLSYLEAEQSAEIMSQFQDKVRLDLMMRIANLEEVQPAALTELNEIMEKQFAGQAGAQAAKMGGLKAAANIMNFLDTNMEGMLMDSIRESDEEMAQQIQDLMFVFENLVDIDDRGIQTLLRDVPGELLQKALKGADDSLKDKIFNNMSKRAAEMLKDDLEAMGPIKVSEVETAQKEILSIARRLSEAGEIMIGGGGGDEFL, encoded by the coding sequence ATGCCAAATGAAGATGAAGTAAATCCAGAGGAAGTCCTCGGTGATATGAGTGGTATTGAGCGCGCAGCGATTTTGATGCTGAGCCTCAATGAAGACGATGCCGCTACTATTTTCCGCCACCTTGAGCCAAAGCAGGTTCAGCGTTTAGGTATGGCGATGGCATCATTAGAAGACTTTTCTCACGACCGAGTGGTTGCGGTTCATCGTTTGTTTATTGATGACATCCAAAAATACACCAATATTGGTATTGGTAGTCAAGACTTTGTTCGTAATGCCTTAACCGCAGCATTGGGTGAAGACCGTGCGTCTAGCCTAGTTGACCAAATCATCATGGGTAGTGGTGCTAAAGGCCTTGATTCCTTGAAATGGATGGATGCGCGCCAGGTGGCTAACATCATTCAAAACGAACACCCGCAAATCCAAACCATTGTATTGTCTTATTTAGAAGCTGAGCAATCTGCTGAGATTATGTCGCAATTCCAAGATAAAGTGCGCTTAGACTTAATGATGCGTATTGCCAATCTTGAAGAAGTTCAGCCTGCGGCACTAACCGAATTAAATGAAATTATGGAGAAACAGTTTGCTGGTCAAGCTGGTGCACAAGCTGCAAAGATGGGCGGCCTGAAAGCTGCAGCAAACATCATGAACTTCTTAGATACCAACATGGAAGGCATGTTGATGGACTCTATTCGCGAAAGCGACGAAGAGATGGCCCAACAAATTCAAGATCTTATGTTTGTATTCGAAAACTTGGTGGATATCGACGACCGTGGTATCCAAACCTTGCTGCGTGATGTTCCGGGCGAGTTACTGCAAAAAGCACTTAAAGGTGCTGACGATTCACTGAAAGACAAGATCTTCAATAACATGTCTAAACGTGCTGCAGAAATGCTTAAAGATGACCTTGAAGCCATGGGACCAATCAAGGTTAGTGAAGTTGAAACTGCCCAGAAAGAAATTCTGTCGATTGCTCGACGCCTCTCAGAAGCCGGTGAAATTATGATTGGCGGCGGCGGTGGAGATGAGTTCTTATAA
- the fliF gene encoding flagellar basal-body MS-ring/collar protein FliF produces MSQEPALLGSDSEGDSLEATEQQSSALSFLSNGDVLRQIIMILALAICLAMAVFLLMWAKEPEMRPLGNMNTSELVETLDFLDAQKIPYTIEGNTVLVNAEQYQDIKLKLRRSGLTEAAPAGEQILLNDMGFGVSQRLEGERLKLSRERQLATAIEQMKSVNKAQVLLAIPKSNVFARREQKPSATVVVNLRGGNGLKQEEIDSIVDIVASAVQGLVPTRVTVTDQNGRLLNSGSQDPLSSRTRKEFEMERKREEEYKDKIDAIMIPIVGVGNYTAEVDVTLDFTAVEQTQKRFNPDLPAVRSEYTIEDNNVGAGAIGIPGALTNQPPLPAEIPEQAGAANNQVQSGSSHKESTRNYELDTTISHTRSQVGTLRRLSVSVALDYNSQVSDSGETTREPRSAEQMASIRRLLQGGVGFNLSRGDTLEVVSVPFSRPEIFTEADLPVWEQAWFWRAMRIAGSVLVLIVLIVAVVRPMLNRILSSGEEDEQAETDLDAALAAYENDDDLQLISADNTEVDFGIRDGQLKLPDLHKDEDMLKAVRALVANEPDLAAMVIKDWVINDAK; encoded by the coding sequence ATGAGTCAAGAACCGGCACTACTAGGTTCAGATAGCGAAGGTGATAGCTTAGAGGCTACCGAGCAGCAAAGCTCTGCCTTATCATTTTTAAGCAATGGTGACGTGCTGCGTCAAATCATCATGATTTTGGCTTTGGCTATTTGTTTGGCAATGGCTGTCTTCCTATTGATGTGGGCTAAAGAGCCCGAGATGCGTCCGCTGGGTAATATGAATACTAGCGAGTTGGTGGAGACACTCGACTTCTTAGACGCCCAAAAAATTCCTTATACTATTGAAGGCAACACTGTATTAGTGAATGCCGAGCAATATCAAGATATTAAACTTAAACTACGCCGCTCTGGACTAACCGAAGCAGCGCCTGCTGGTGAGCAAATTTTACTAAACGATATGGGCTTTGGTGTTAGCCAACGCTTAGAAGGGGAGCGACTAAAGCTTAGTCGTGAGCGTCAGTTAGCTACCGCCATCGAGCAAATGAAATCGGTGAATAAAGCGCAAGTACTGCTCGCCATTCCTAAAAGCAACGTATTTGCCCGCCGTGAGCAAAAGCCATCAGCTACCGTGGTGGTTAACTTGCGTGGCGGAAATGGCCTTAAGCAGGAAGAAATTGACTCGATCGTCGATATTGTTGCTTCCGCAGTTCAAGGCTTAGTGCCTACTCGCGTTACGGTGACCGATCAAAACGGCCGCTTATTAAACTCGGGTAGCCAAGACCCGCTATCTTCACGCACTCGCAAAGAATTTGAGATGGAGCGTAAGCGCGAAGAAGAATATAAAGACAAAATTGACGCCATCATGATCCCAATCGTGGGCGTGGGCAACTACACAGCTGAAGTAGATGTAACACTTGATTTTACTGCCGTTGAACAAACTCAAAAACGCTTTAACCCAGATTTACCTGCTGTTCGCAGCGAATACACTATTGAAGATAACAATGTTGGTGCCGGCGCTATTGGCATCCCAGGTGCGTTAACTAATCAACCTCCACTGCCAGCAGAAATTCCAGAGCAAGCGGGAGCTGCCAATAACCAAGTTCAATCAGGCAGCAGCCATAAAGAATCTACCCGTAACTATGAGCTAGATACCACCATCAGCCATACTCGCTCTCAAGTGGGAACCTTGAGACGCTTGAGTGTATCGGTGGCCTTGGATTACAACAGTCAAGTTTCTGACAGTGGCGAAACAACCCGCGAGCCGCGCTCGGCTGAACAAATGGCCAGCATTCGCCGTTTATTGCAAGGCGGTGTAGGTTTTAACCTAAGCCGCGGCGATACCTTAGAGGTGGTAAGTGTACCGTTTTCTCGCCCAGAAATTTTCACCGAAGCTGATTTACCCGTTTGGGAGCAAGCTTGGTTCTGGCGAGCGATGCGGATAGCAGGCAGCGTACTGGTATTAATTGTATTGATTGTTGCTGTGGTTCGCCCAATGCTGAATCGCATTCTATCTAGCGGTGAAGAAGACGAGCAGGCCGAAACTGATTTAGATGCAGCATTAGCCGCTTACGAAAATGACGATGATTTACAGCTTATCTCGGCAGATAATACTGAAGTAGACTTTGGTATTCGCGATGGTCAGCTTAAACTGCCAGACTTACATAAAGATGAAGACATGCTAAAAGCGGTTCGTGCGCTAGTAGCAAATGAGCCAGACCTAGCGGCGATGGTGATTAAAGATTGGGTAATTAACGATGCCAAATGA
- the fliE gene encoding flagellar hook-basal body complex protein FliE, whose translation MRVDSANLFSELQSMAGEMKTGGIANDIATPSSQITTSSVNSDFGNLLKDAINNVNGLQSNANDLRTRFDLGDRSVGIGDVMIAAQKSSIAFDATVQVRNKLVDAYKEIMSMPV comes from the coding sequence ATGAGAGTAGATTCGGCAAACCTATTTAGCGAACTGCAATCAATGGCTGGCGAAATGAAAACAGGCGGTATCGCCAACGACATTGCTACGCCAAGCAGCCAGATAACGACCTCTTCGGTAAACAGCGATTTTGGTAACCTGCTAAAAGACGCGATAAATAATGTTAATGGCTTGCAATCTAATGCCAATGACTTGCGAACCCGCTTTGATTTAGGCGACCGCAGTGTGGGCATTGGTGATGTAATGATTGCCGCTCAAAAATCTAGCATCGCTTTTGATGCAACGGTTCAAGTAAGAAATAAGCTAGTTGATGCTTATAAAGAAATCATGTCCATGCCGGTTTAA
- a CDS encoding EAL domain-containing protein, whose translation MVGCCWSLGANAYIVNASEYQWLEDNPEIRVAVVADRLPLETIDQAGTPQGYAVEALNQLAFQTRLKLKYTAYPNITDAIMALQHGQVDMLSSASSHRRLSPFVHYTLTTWVQPLALFHPLEQARFANMKQLAGKNVATVAGSSAHEALLSKYPDVNIIVYASLVEALQSVVEQQSVALLAGSDEVAANLRAHPQWRLQQAFQLEHGVLHRFAIREDWQPLVDLMNRGILSFEADYSEQTYRRWQAYAANSGQTGQFSYWWLLGVSLLLSIVTSAFVLVRQHLKKANNKTLQLREQLDYWKNHDEVTSLPNRRHITRLLTNWLDDATPLSVLMFDFPRQNEVFENFGQRLGEVTKEAYAKRVQKSLRKHYPEAQLAYWYHHYFVVVVPNVNKDKEVIEIAKQIVQSCRGWLRLEQLQLLTRCHVGYCSYHPRREALHSDTLLANTFTALNHAVKTGVSVCRYRPDLSQAGLVKLTLESKLRRAIGNNELDLFFQPQYCLKTNKVIGAEVLLRWFTEDGAISPDEFVPVAEETGLVLQLDKWVFQNAMRFMARFSSQLPEGFKLSVNFSAATVSLGHAEKIAINYAKQWQVNPQRICIEITESAMMEQPTEAKASIQRMRDAGFGIAIDDFGTGYSSMAYLKHLPVTVLKIDRAFVSGLEDNLSDQHIVKAMVMIARSMKYQVLIEGIETQVQANLASVMGCEQAQGYFFARPQPEADFVKNYLPKTSTKENLRLVVN comes from the coding sequence GTGGTAGGTTGTTGTTGGTCGTTAGGCGCGAACGCCTATATAGTCAATGCGAGTGAATATCAATGGCTCGAAGATAATCCAGAAATCAGGGTTGCTGTTGTGGCAGACCGTTTGCCGCTGGAGACTATTGATCAGGCTGGTACTCCTCAAGGCTACGCGGTAGAAGCGCTAAATCAGCTGGCTTTTCAAACCCGTTTAAAACTCAAGTACACCGCTTATCCTAATATCACTGATGCGATAATGGCCTTACAACATGGCCAAGTGGACATGCTTAGCAGCGCCAGTTCGCACCGCCGTCTTAGCCCTTTTGTTCATTACACCTTAACCACTTGGGTTCAACCACTAGCGTTATTTCATCCGCTAGAGCAAGCGCGTTTCGCTAATATGAAACAATTAGCTGGTAAGAACGTAGCAACGGTTGCAGGGAGTAGTGCTCACGAAGCCTTATTAAGCAAATACCCCGATGTAAACATCATCGTCTATGCAAGCTTGGTTGAAGCCTTGCAATCGGTGGTGGAGCAGCAAAGTGTTGCTTTGCTTGCGGGCAGTGATGAAGTGGCCGCTAACTTACGTGCCCATCCTCAATGGCGCTTACAGCAAGCGTTTCAGCTTGAACATGGCGTGCTGCACCGCTTTGCTATTCGAGAAGATTGGCAGCCTTTAGTGGATTTAATGAACCGCGGCATTCTGTCTTTTGAGGCCGATTATAGCGAACAGACTTATCGACGCTGGCAGGCTTACGCGGCCAATAGCGGCCAAACAGGGCAGTTTTCTTACTGGTGGCTTCTCGGTGTATCGTTGTTGCTTTCGATAGTGACCTCCGCCTTTGTATTAGTAAGGCAGCATCTTAAAAAAGCCAATAACAAAACCTTACAGCTGCGCGAGCAACTTGATTATTGGAAAAACCATGATGAAGTAACCAGCTTGCCTAATCGTCGCCATATTACCCGCTTACTGACCAACTGGTTAGATGATGCAACCCCGTTATCGGTATTAATGTTTGATTTCCCAAGGCAAAATGAAGTATTTGAAAACTTCGGTCAGCGCTTAGGCGAAGTCACTAAAGAAGCCTATGCCAAGCGCGTACAAAAAAGCCTACGTAAGCATTACCCTGAAGCACAATTAGCCTACTGGTATCACCATTACTTTGTAGTGGTTGTGCCAAATGTGAATAAAGACAAAGAAGTCATCGAAATCGCTAAGCAAATTGTGCAAAGCTGTCGCGGTTGGTTGCGTTTAGAACAACTTCAATTGCTGACTCGCTGTCATGTGGGTTACTGCAGTTACCATCCAAGGCGTGAAGCCTTGCATAGCGATACTTTGTTAGCTAATACCTTTACCGCGTTAAATCACGCGGTTAAAACGGGTGTAAGTGTTTGCCGTTACCGACCGGATTTAAGCCAAGCGGGTTTAGTAAAACTCACCTTAGAATCTAAGTTGCGTCGCGCTATTGGCAATAACGAATTAGATTTATTCTTTCAGCCGCAATACTGTTTAAAAACCAATAAAGTGATTGGTGCCGAAGTATTGTTGCGTTGGTTTACCGAAGACGGAGCCATCTCACCCGATGAGTTTGTACCGGTTGCCGAAGAAACCGGTTTGGTACTGCAGCTAGATAAGTGGGTGTTCCAAAATGCTATGCGCTTTATGGCGCGCTTCTCTAGCCAACTACCTGAAGGCTTTAAGCTATCGGTAAACTTTTCTGCTGCCACAGTGTCGCTGGGTCATGCAGAGAAAATTGCGATCAACTATGCCAAACAGTGGCAGGTTAATCCACAGCGTATCTGTATCGAGATCACCGAGTCGGCTATGATGGAACAACCAACAGAAGCTAAAGCCAGTATTCAGCGAATGCGTGATGCAGGCTTTGGTATTGCCATTGACGACTTTGGTACCGGTTATTCTTCAATGGCTTATCTTAAGCATTTGCCAGTAACGGTACTTAAAATTGACCGCGCCTTTGTTAGCGGCTTAGAAGATAATTTATCGGATCAACACATTGTTAAAGCGATGGTGATGATCGCCCGCAGTATGAAGTATCAAGTACTCATCGAGGGTATTGAAACTCAAGTTCAAGCCAACCTTGCTTCGGTAATGGGTTGTGAGCAAGCGCAAGGCTATTTCTTTGCGAGACCTCAGCCAGAAGCTGACTTTGTGAAGAACTATCTGCCTAAAACATCTACAAAAGAGAACCTTCGATTAGTTGTTAATTAA